GTAACCGCGGTGATTCCACGACGCTTCAGCTGGAAGATCAACGCAGTCATCCAGAACAAACCAAGCGTTACGTGCAATCCGTGCGTACCAACCAGTGTGTAGAAAGCGGACCAGTAGCCGCTAGTACCCATAGTTGCACCTTCGCTGATCAAGTGCATAAACTCAGTGACTTCCAACACTACGAAAGACAGTCCCAAAAGACCAGTTACAGCCAGCCAAGCAATCAGCTGCTTGACATTGCCTTTGTTCATCGCCAAAACAGCGAGCCCGCTGGTAAAGCTACTTGTCAACAAGATAAAGGTTGAAGCAATAACACCTGGCAGCTGGAACAATTCCTGTCCAGTTGGTCCACCAGCAAAGCTATTCATCATTACCGCATATGTTGCAAACAATGTACCGAACAGCACGCAGTCTGTTACAACGAAAATCCAAAAACCAAGAACCTTTAATTGTTCATGCTCTTCATGATGGTCGTGGTCGTGGCCGTGACCATGGTCATGATGCTGCGCCATCGTTACACCACCCTCCCCAGTGAAGCCTCAGTGCGACGCACTTCCTCCACCGGTACGTAATAATCCGTGTCGTATTGGAAGGAGCGTGCCCACATGCATGCGAATACTCCAATGAATCCAATGACGGCCATCCAAACCCAACCAAATG
This genomic stretch from Brevibacillus sp. DP1.3A harbors:
- the cyoC gene encoding cytochrome o ubiquinol oxidase subunit III — translated: MAQHHDHGHGHDHDHHEEHEQLKVLGFWIFVVTDCVLFGTLFATYAVMMNSFAGGPTGQELFQLPGVIASTFILLTSSFTSGLAVLAMNKGNVKQLIAWLAVTGLLGLSFVVLEVTEFMHLISEGATMGTSGYWSAFYTLVGTHGLHVTLGLFWMTALIFQLKRRGITAVTRRKITNLSLYWHFLDVVWIFLFTVVYLMGVM